From Gemmatimonadaceae bacterium:
GCGCCATCTGTAGGCCTCGGGTCGTTGAAGTGGAGTGGACGACAAGGAGCGTTCGACGCGCTTACTTACAGATCCCGTACCACGCGCAGAGCCACTGCTGCATCTGCGCACGCTCACGTGACTGCGTGGCGATGATGTTCTCGCACAGCGCGATGAGCTCTGCGTGGTACGCGCGATCCAGACAATCCTCGCCTTCCTTCACCGCCTTCGAGTGATGCTTGATCATCATCTGCATGAACTCCACCTCGAACTCTGCGGCCGGAAGGGCGGCCATCTTCTCGATCATGCGCATGTCGCCCGGCTTCATCTCGGGCTGGTAGCTGATCCCGTACCACGTGCGGAGCCAGGTCTGCATCTGCATCATCTCGGCCCGCTGGGTGGCGATGATGTCCGCGCACAGGGTGCGGAGCTCTGCGTGCACCGCCTTGGACACGCAGAGCTCCGCCATCTTGATCGCCATCTCGTGATGATCGATCATGTCCGACATGAACTTCACCTCGTAGCGGGCCCCAGCCGTCGTGGGCGCAGGTGCGCTCAGCGCTGCGGGTGTACGCGACGACACGGCATCGGATAGCGTCGTGGGATCGACTGCGGTGGGCGCGTCACCACAGGCAGCCGCCAGCACGAGCGCGGCCGGCAACAGGTAGCGAGCGAGAGCGGAGTGTCCAATGAGCATGGGGCGGGTCCTCAACGTCGAAATGGTCGGTTGCCTCGCGGGTCGGCACACACGTATGCACCGTCGTGCGGCATCGAGGCGCACGTTTTATGCCGAATCAAACGCCATGGGAGGAGCGGCATCTGCCAACTCATCTGTGTGGGTAACGACCGGCCATCCACGCCGGTATGTTTTATGCGAGCTAAAGCGGCCGAGCGTTCCCACAGCATGCGGCGCGGCA
This genomic window contains:
- a CDS encoding DUF305 domain-containing protein translates to MLIGHSALARYLLPAALVLAAACGDAPTAVDPTTLSDAVSSRTPAALSAPAPTTAGARYEVKFMSDMIDHHEMAIKMAELCVSKAVHAELRTLCADIIATQRAEMMQMQTWLRTWYGISYQPEMKPGDMRMIEKMAALPAAEFEVEFMQMMIKHHSKAVKEGEDCLDRAYHAELIALCENIIATQSRERAQMQQWLCAWYGICK